The region CCTCTCGGTAGCGCCTGAGTTCCGTGACCGGATTGAATGTGTCCGGGTTGCGGAGATTGATGATGTCGAGGACGAGCGGTTCGCTCCCCACGAAGACCGTTTCACCGGGTTGTACCGCCTTTGGGCCGGCATCCTGTGCGGCTGCCGGGGCGACGAGGGCCAGAGTTAGGATAAACAGGAAAATGAGAAGATACCGAGGTGCCGTTCTCTTATCAGTCATAGTTCCATCCTTGTTTCGGCGATATATATGCATGTTGAAACGCCGCAGGCGACACTCCCCCTCCCCGGATGAACCTGCCCGACCGTCGCAAATCCGCATCTGATTCCGCTTCCTCACTCTTGACCGAATCATTGATGTGGAGGGAGGATATCTCACGGTGGGGATGCCATGAAGACCTCCGATCGGGACGTGCAGGGTTTTATCGGGAAGGAGATCGGGAATGAGCAGGCGGCCCGGGCCATGGTGCGGAAGACGGGGTGTACTGCCGACCGTTACCTGCCGGCGGTCATCCCTGTGCCGCTCACCCTGACCTCCGCGTTCATCGTCAAGGACCGGGGCGTGCTCCTGATCGACACCGGCAACCCCGGTGATGAGGGACCCATTCTGTCTGCGATGAGGAGGTCCGGCATCCGCCCCGACGACGTCTCCCTGATCCTCGTCACCCACGGTCACCCGGACCACTACGGGAGCGCCGAGGCGCTTCGGGACCTGACCGGCGCCCCGGTCGCCGTTCACGAGGCCGACGCCGGCGCCGTGCGCCGGGGGTATGACGGACTGCTCTTTCCCGCCGGCATCGTATCGCGCCTGATCGGGTTTGCGACGGGTAGGATGACCGTCCTCGATTCGGGCGGCGTTGAGCCCGATATCGTCGTCGAGGGAACCGCTGACCTGGCGGCCTTTGGGGTTCGGGGCAAGGTCGTCCCCACGCCGGGGCATACCGCGGGCTCGGTCTCGGTCCTCGTCGCCGGCGGGACTGCCGTCGTCGGCGACCTCCTCTCCTCTCTGATTCCGGGCGGGAGGCCCAGGCTGCCCTTTCGGACGGAGGACCCTGCGGCGGCGCGGAGGAGTCTCCGCGCACTCCTTGCCTTCGGACCGGAGCGCATCTATGCGGCGCATGGGGGCCCTTGGACAGGAACAGAGGTTTGGAGGCGGTTTGGGAACGGGAGGCGGGAGGTATAACCGGAGGGCTTTTCTTGTCAACCGTAAATCAAAGATGGGTTGACATGAGAAGTCCGGTCCCCGATATGATGGAGCGCTAAATTACATGGCAAGGATACCGCAATGCATGAGCACCCAGCACCCCGACAACGTCAACCTGCCGTTCTTTGCCGAGAGTCCGGAACTCGGCGGTGAAGACGAGGTTCAAGAGGCGTACTACGCCTACTCCCACTTGGGGTGCACCGAGCAGATGTGGGACTGCGAGGGAAAAGAGGTCGACAACTTTGTGGTCAGGAAACTGCTGACCCGGTACGACACGTTCTTCCGGGAGAAGAGGCTCGGCCGGGACGTCTTCCTGACGCTCCGGGTCCCGAACCCCGAGGTCGAGACGGCCGAGGCGAAGATACTCCTTGAGACGCTCGAGAGCATCCCGCGGTCGTTCGATACGGCGTGCCTCTTCTATGGAAACGAGTGTCCCCCGATATTCGAGGTGATCCTCCCGATGACGGCGTCTCATGTCGCCATCGATAACATCTACCGCTATTACACCGATATCGTCGTCGGAAAACAGGAGAGGAGCCTCGGGGAAGGGGGCATGACCATTGCGGACTGGATCGGGAAGTTCCGGCCCGACCGGATCAACGTAATCCCGCTCTTTGAGGAGATGGACCATATGCTCGATGCGCACAACGTGGTCAGGCGCTACCTCGAAGGCAAGGACATCACCGACCAGCGCGTCTTCCTCGCCCGGTCCGACCCGGCGATGAACTACGGGCTCATCAGCGCGGTCCTCCTGAACAAGATCGCGCTCCAAAACCTCTCCGAGGTCTCGGAGGAGACCGAGACCCGGATCTACCCCATCATCGGCGTGGGTTCGGCCCCTTTCAGGGGCGGCCTCTCCCCCGAGACCGTCGATCAGGTCACCGCCGAGTACCCGAGCGTCCATACATTCACGGTCCAGTCGGCGTTCAAGTACGATCACCCGCTCGAAGAGGTCCAGAGTGCGGTCCGGCGGCTGGAAGAGCGGAAGCCCGGGCGGCCCCGTCCCATCGACGCAGAGGCGGCGCTCGACCTGATCGGGAGGTACAGCCGGGCATACGAGCGACGGCTCGGGCCGCTTGCCCCCCTGATCAACCGGGTTGCCCGTTATGTTCCCGAGCGACGGAAGCGAAAACTGCACATTGGCCTCTTCGGCTACGCCCGGAGCACCGGCGGGATTACCCTGCCGCGGGCGATCAAGTTCACCGCCGCCCTCTACTCGGTCGGTCTTCCTCCCGAGATCCTTGGTCTGGATGCGCTTGACGATGCGGACATCGGGTTTATCAGGGAGACCTACGTCAACTTCGACGAGGACCTGAGGGCCGCCGCCCGCTACCTTAACACGGAGACCGGGTTCGTCCCCAGGGAACTTGCGGATAGGGTGGCCGACCTGGTCGATGTCGAGCCGGACGCGGAGCATGCGGAGATCACGAGCGAGATCGCTTCGGCGCTCCGTGAGAACGAGACAGGAAGGTTGAGTTCACTTGTCCTCTCGGCCGCGCACCGGCGGAAGTTCTTGGGATGACCGGATGCCCTGCCGAGGAGATGCTAAAAAAGGATAAGCGTTTGCCCCCGCACATTTGTGGGGGAAGCGCACAGGGTCACTCGATGGTGAACATCATCGTGAATGTGGTCTCGTTTCCGGTCACGTTCTCCCACGGGCGCTTGTAGATCGCAGAGAACTCACCGGTGCCCTTCTCGGCGGCGAGGTACTGCCATTCGTGCGTGCCTCCGGCCCCCACGAGCCCGGTCTCGGGCGCTATGTAGGTTTCGTTCACGTACTGCAACCCGCGGGATGAGGTGACGTTCCACGAATAGCCGGTCGTCGGATTCTCGGCGAGGCGGATCTTGATTTCGCTCCCCGCCGGGAGGGTGGCGGTTGTGTTGTCGGCCGTCTCGTTAAAGACAAACTCCTCCGCGGGTGCGGCCGTTGCGGTCGCTGTCGGCGTGGGTGTCTCGGTCGCGTTTCCCGGTACCGTCGGCTGCGATGTGCAACCGGCCATGAGCATACAGGCTACCAGGAATCCTGCAACCAAGATGCCGTAGATACTCTTTACCTGAACCATACGGTATGATCCTCCGGATCCGATAAAAACCTTCGTAAATCAACGGGGCCCGCTGCCTCGGGCCCCCTCGCCGCGAGCGCTCTGCGGAAGGTCGGCCGTCGTTTTCGAGGATACCTCTACGGGACCAGAAACGTAATCCAACCGTTGAAGTCTCCTCATAACGACAAAAAAGAATGTATAAATACAATTCTGATGTTTAAATTCTTCTGAGGGCATGTTTGTGAAAACCTCCCCCCTAAAACTGATCTTCCCGGGGCTCATCGTGGTGCTCGGGATCTGTCTCTGCATGACGGCTGGCTGCACATCGAATTCATCGGATACACGACGACGCCCGAGGCGACCTCGGCGGCCCCTACCGCCGGGACCACCGTCTCCGGGGCCGCCAAAGGAAGCGCAACCGCGGTTCCGTTTGCGACCCTGATATCGTTCCTGCCCAATGCACCCGCAGGCTGGACCGCCGAAGACCCTGTCGGAGCTTCTATGGTGATCGAGGATGGCCAGTGGAGTTGGGCATCCTGCGGTTACACCAAAGACGATGCCGTAGCGACGGTCCTGATCCAGGACTCCGCATACTACGATGTCGGCTACTGGGAGTCGTGGGACACGCTTGTCGCGTTCGAGACGACCGAGGGCTACTACAAACAGGGTAGAGTCGGCGGCTACCCCTCTTGGGAAGTCTTCACCAAACCTGCGTCTTACGGCACATGGGTCGGGCTGAACGAACGGTTCATGGTCTATGTCGGCGTTGAAGACGGCTCCAAGCAGGATCTGGATGCGTTCGTGAACGCCATCAACTACGGCGGCATCGCGAACCTGAAGTAAACTCGGAAAACCTCCTTTTTTCCAACCGAAGAACTACCGCCCCGGCACGGCCGTAATGATGTAATGGTACGGCCCCGATTCGGCGACCGTCTTGACCTCAAGCCCGGCTTCCGCCATCAGCGCCGCCGCATACTCCGGGCTGAATTTCTTCTCGGGCGGCGGACCGAGGGGAAGGGTCTCCTTCTTCCAGTCCACGTCGACGATCACCCCGGTGGGTGCCGCCATCCTCTTTGCGTTGCCGAGCGCCCGGACCGGGTCGACGAAGTCGTGGAGGTCGATGCCGAAGAAGACGACGTCGGCGCAACCCTCGCAGAGGATGACCTCCTCGGCCATCCCGCGGTGGAGGACGACGTTCTCGAGCCCCTCGCCGAGGGCTTTCTCCTGCAGCAGGTCCAACGCTTCGGCGTCGATATCGATCCCGCAGACGCGGCCGTGCGGCCCGACCTTCCGGGCGGCAGGAAGCGCGAAGAATCCGTCCCCGCACCCGACGTCGATGAAGATATCCCCGGGAGCAAGCCCGATCCCGTCAAGGACAGACTCGGGGTGCTGCCATAGCCGCCGCGCGGCCTCATCCCTCCGAGCGTGTCTCCGGGGGCGTAGGTGATGCACCATGCCGATGCCGATGGTCCGCACTCCTCAATAACCTGCCGCCCTATTAGGGTACTCCCGAACCGGCGTGCGGTTAGGTAGTGCGGCCACTCTGCATAGGAGAAAAAAGGGTGGTGGAGGATTGATGAGTGAGAACGGGAGGCGAGTACGGTGGTATAGGTATACCCGGACACTGTATAGAGCGTTGGAACGTGAATGGAGGCATGTTTCGCGCAGATACCTATCCGGCTGTTCTATTTGGTACTGATCCCCCGTATCCCAAATATATTATATTCTGGGCAGCATGAAAATGCTTTTGGCCGGTACCTCTCGACATCGCCTTATCCTGCCTCGGCAGGGAGCAACCATGCACAACGGTTATATATGAACATCAGGTTCTCTGGGGAATCAGATCTGGGAGACGAACAGATGATCCGGATGTCTGCGACCGCTCCTTTCGGGAGCATAAGAAGGCGTGCGATCGGGTGTATCGTCGGCGCACTCGCCCTAGCCCTGATTCTCATCCCGGCGGCGGCAGCCGCGGACGCTCCGACGGTCGTCGTCTCCAACTATACCGTCACCCCGGCCGTCCTGATGCCGGGGGACGAAGGGACGATCACGGTGGTGCTCACGAGCACGGCGTCCGCAGCCGTGGGGTCGGCACTCAACGTCCAGGTGGGCACGGGGGGTGTGAACACCTCGCAGAACACGCCGAGCAACGCCTACATCGAGAACGTGCTCCTAAACGGCGAGGGAATCGAGGTCCTGACCGGGAGTTACCAAGACATCGGCGAGCTCGGCCCCGGCCAGTCTATCCCGCTCACCTTCCGGATCCGTGCCCCCGGCGCGGAGGGCATCTACTTCCCGGAGGTCTGGGTCGGGGTGCGGGATGCGGCCGGTGTGAGATACCCCATACCGGTGAACGTCAACTCCGCATATGCCCTGATCAAGAAACCCTCGATCCGGGTGGAGAGAACCGTCCCGGCATCGGTCGACCCCGGCGACTCCTTCAACGTCACGCTCACCCTCCTCAACGAGGGCCGGGCGAGTGCAAGCGACGTCTCCGTCAAGATCAACGCAAGTTCCCATGCGATCACCCCGAAGACGTCGGAGAACTACTACATCCCCGTACTTGAGCCCGGCGGGACGTCGGTCCTCTCAATGGCGTTCGAGACCGATACCAACGCACCGCTCGGGCTTGAACCGGTCTTTGTCACCATCGACTACCGAAACGCCGATCTCGCGGCGTTCCGGCAGGTTGAGACGATCGGCATCCCCATCGTCGGCCGCGCCGAGATGGGCGTCGCCTCCATCAGGACCGATCCTACCCGGATCGTCGCCGGAGACCAAGTAGACCTGACGGTCAGGATAGAGAACACCGGGACGGCGGACGCAAAGTCTGTCCGGGCGACCATCGACGACCTGGACCTCCCGGGGACGAAAGAGGCGTTTCTTGGGACGATAGAGCCCGGGAACGACGGTCCGGCGGTATTCTCCCTGCAGGCAGGCCGAGCGGGAGAGTTTCCCTACACCCTCACCATCCAGTATACCGACGACTATGGAGCGCACACAACCAAACAGGCTCTGCGGATGATCGTTGCGGAGCCGAACCCGGTCCCGGCGATCGCCGTCGCGGCAGCGGTCCTCATCATCGTTGTCGTGGCCGCATTCCTCTGGTATCGGAGACGAAAGGAGGAGTGACTACCTGTGTTTGCAGGCCTCGGGGTCTCTGCGTTCCTAGCGTGGAAGTCCATAGAGCGCGGGAGTAAAGGGACGCTCGCCCTCACCATCATGATCGTCGCCCTTATCTTCGTGAACTTGGTCTTCCTCCCCTCCATCATCTCCGGGGTCGTCAAGACCTTCGACGACCAGTCGATCAACTTTGACTTCGGAAACCTGGTCATCGAGCCCCGGGAAGGGAGCCAGTACATCGACAACGTGACCGGCCTCCAGAAGAAAGTCGAGCGGATCCCCGGGATCACCGGCACATCTCCCCGGATAGCCGCCGGAGTGACCTACTTCTACCGGGGCCGCAACGCCGCAAGCACGCTCTACGGCATAACCCCCGAGGATGAGCGGTCGGTCACCAAGATCGCCGACTACATGACCGAAGGCGAGTTCCTCTCGAACGGGGATACCGACGCCATCATCATGGGCACGACCCTCGCGGGGCAGGAGGGCGAGGAGGCGGGCGGCCTCCCCTCCCTTCAGGGGGTCGTGGTCGGCGACTCGGTGGAGGTCGCCTACCCGAACGGCGAGACGCGGACCTACCGCGTGAAAGGGATCTACGAGACCCAGTCTTTCGGCGTCGATACGGCAGCCTTTGTCACCAGTCGGGAGATGAGCGGGGTGCTGGGGCTCCGCGACCAGACCTCTACGGTCCTCGTGAAGACCGAGGTCGACGGCAGGGAAGAGGAGTACAAGAAGGAACTCCTCTCCTACGGTATCCAAGAAGAGATCCGGACGTTTCGAGAGAAAGCGGGGGGTTTCGTCGACCAGGCAATCCAGAGTTTCAACATCATCAACAGCATCTCGACGCTCGTCAGCCTGATCATCGCCGTCGTGGTGGTCTTCATCGTGATCTTCATCAACACCGTGAACCGGCGGCGGCAGATCGGGATCTTAAAGGCGATCGGCATCGACCAGCAGATCATCATCAACTCCTACGTCCTCCAGGTCCTCTTCATCACCGCCGTCGGGGTGCTGGCCGGGATGGCGCTCGCGGCCGCCGTGACGACCTACCTGACCGCCTACCCGCTCGTCTTCCCGGGCGGTCCGGTCTACCCGGTCGTGGAAGCCTCCGCCATCCTCCGGAGCATTGCAAGCCTCTTTGCGGTCTCGGTGGTAGCGGGCTACGTTCCTGCGTGGCAGATCGTCCGGGAGGATATCCTCTCCGCAATCAGGGGATGAAACATGATCGTCGCAGAGAACCTCATGAGGGTCTACGCCATGGGCAAGGTGGAGGTCCGCGCCCTCGCCGGCGTCTCGCTTGAGGTCGCCAAGGGGGAGTTCGTCGGGATTATGGGGGCGAGCGGCAGCGGGAAGTCGACGCTCCTGCATATCCTCGGGCTCCTCGACCGCCCCACCTCCGGCAGGGTCAGGATCGACGGGACCGACGTCCTTGCCCTCTCCGACCACCAGCGGACCCTCTTCCGGCTGAACCGGCTCGGCTATGTCTTTCAGGACTATGCCCTCATCGGCGAACTCACAGCACGGGAGAACGTCTACTTGACGTCGCTTGTCAGGGGGGCTCCAAAGGAGGAGTACCTCAGGAGGAGTGCCGAGATCCTCGAGCGGGTCGGCCTCGGCGACCGGATGGACCACCGGCAGAGCGAACTCTCGGGCGGGGAGCAGCAACGGGTGGCGATCGCGCGTGCGCTCGTGAACAACCCGAGCATCCTGCTCGCCGACGAGCCCTGTGCCAACCTGGACAGCCAGACATCGAGGAGCATCCTCGACCTCTTTGCCCGACTCAATGAAGACCTGAACCAGACGATCGTGATGGTCTCGCACGAAGAGTGGCATAAGGAGTACTTCTGCCGGGTCGTCACCCTGCGGGACGGGCTGATCGGCGATATGGAGGCGTGCAGGAGGAGGCCGGGCTCGGGGAACAGTAGGGAGACCCCGTGAGCAGGCCCGCGGTGCGTTTGTCTTTCCGGCCCGTATCGGTGCGACGGTCGTCGGAACGGCTGTGTCTGCAAGCGGCTTGGGATCAGTTTGAGGCGTTATCTGGGGAAAGTACGGCAGCCACATTTTTATATCATATTGGATATACCCGTCCGGCCGGTGAGATCTATGCAGGAAGTCAAGACATTCAGGTGCAAGGACCTCGGCCTTGCGTGCGAATTCGAGGAGAAGGCGGAGAGCGAGAACGAGCTGATGAAGCGTATCGAGGGGCATGTCCAGACCGCCCACCAGATGAACCCGGAACAGCCCGAAGTCCGGGAGAAACTCCTCAAGGCGGTGAAGTGAGGGGCGGCGGCCCCTCGTGACTCTTTTTTGTTTCGGCGCCGAGGGACGGCCTCTCGAAGACCGCGAGTCATCTCACGCTCGGTCCGTTGCGCACTCCCGTTAAGCGATTCCGGGTGAGTTGCGGCGGACGGGACATCTTAAAGTAAAGATGATCAGGGATCTTCGCGCCTTCGCGTGAGGCAGCCGCGGATACTGACGGACCCGGCCGTGAGCTGCCTTTATGTCTCCCGGCGGTATATTCGGTCCATCATGCGAGGGGAGAAGATGGAGACGACGACCCAGTGGCTGGTAACGCTGACGTTCCGGGTGACGGTAAGCGGTGTCCGGTCGAAAGACGACTCTGTGGCTGCAGGTCTTGAGCAACTGAAGCAGAGTCTGAACAGAGGAGAGGACGTCCCGATGGAGGCGAATGTCCGAAGGATCACGAACCTCGTCGAGGAGGAGCCGATCTTCGGCGTGAAGTGGTGATCGGGGTCCGGCGTGGATCGGCCGGGAAAACACTTTTCTACCCCTACCGCCTTGATCGGCCCCATGCACGAACTTCCCGATACGGTTGCCGTCGACGTCGTCCTTTTGCCCCCCGGACCGATCATGGACCTCGCGATCGGCGCGAATCGGACCCTGCTCGCCGGCAACCCGGGCGGTGGGATACGCCTCGATAACGAGGGCTGCCTTCCGCACATCTCGGTCGCCATGTTCCCTGCGAAGCGTGAGGATCTCCCGGCGATAACCGCAAATGTCGACCGGGTTGCCCGACGTTGCTCTCCCATGGCCCTAACCATCGACGCCGTCGCAAAGCACCGAGTAAACACTGGAGAGACCGTCTCCGTCTTTCACATCCTGCGGCCGGAGATCATCCAACTCTTCCACAAAACAATCATGAACGCCGTAAAGCCCTACCAAGCACCTCCGGCCGGGCCCGAGATGTTCGCGGGCGAGGCGTCCGCAGCATCGGTCGACTGCCTCCTACGGTTCCCGAAGACCTCCGCTTATGAACGTTACTCTCCGCACATCACGCTCGGGTTCGGCGACCTTCCCGAGTTAATCCCCGGGATCGACTTCCCCATCCGGTTCGAGGCGACGAAGGCCGCCGTCTGCCGTCTGGGCAACCATTGCACCTGCCGGAGGATCCTTGCCGAGTTCGACCTCGGAGCCGGCGTACTCGCCGGCCACGGCAGGACGGTTCGCCGTTAGGCCTGCGCGCTACAGAAGCAGCCCTTTCACGTACTGCTTCACGCAGTGAACGCACCCGGAGCAGCGGTCGATCGTTCCGGTCTCCAGGACTTCGACCACAGGTGGCTCCGTCCGTATCCGGCGGGCGAGTTCCTCTTGCTCCGCCGCTATCCGGAGGAAGGCCGCAAGCGGCATGAACGGCCTGGCCTGCACCGGGACGATCTGAAAATCCGCATAATCCGCACCAAGCGTCGAGTTTCGGGCGAGGTCTTCGTCGAAGTAGAGGATGACCTCAAACCCGTGGCGTTCCTGCAGATCCTTTAAGCGGTTGAGCGGGAGCCGCATCCCCGCCGCGAGGCCGATCGACTCGAACTCCTCCGGTGTTCCGGGGGAGAAACTTGTTGTATTCGATGCTTCCGTCACGGTATCACTCAGAGGAAATGATTTGGCGGATGGTGACTTCTTTTCTCCGGCGGAAGAGCGCGACGAATGGGCGGTCAGGGGCTATGTGGGAAAAATATTTCTCTTTCCTCAAAAACTGAACAAAATTCCACTATTTTTACATAAACTCATAATTAATAATCTCAAATTGATAGGAATATTTATCAGGCAGAATTGGAATACATCAGATACTTCCCAAAGCATCGTGAATACGCAAAATTTGCCTAAATCCGGGTTATTTAGGCAAGAGGGGTGCAGTATGGCCGATGTTTGGAGAAGTAAGGCCCGGATCTGCCTGCAACACGGGGTCCGGCGATCGAGGATGAGAAGACATGACCAGCACCACACCATCATCAGGAAACTCGGCAGAGCATGCCGGTAAATCCGCGGAAGAACTCACACGGTTCCGGCTCCTCGCCCAGGGGCTCGATTCGGTCGAGCTGCCCATGCACCTGATCGATACCGACTACACGATTGTCTACATAAACCAAGCGGCCGCAAACCTCCTCCGGATGAGGAAGGAGGATGCCGTTGGGAAGCGGTGTTACGACCTCTATCGGACCGGAAACTGCAGAACCGCCCAATGCCCGTGCAGGGTCGCAATGGAGCGGCACACTGTTTACCGTTGCGACAATGCCTGCGGAGATGCGATCATCGACTGTACCGGCGCGCCGCTGACCGACGGGCAAGGAAGGGTCGTGGGTGCGATCGAGTACTTCCCCGACGTGACCGAGAAGAGGCGGGCGGTTGCCGATATCCTCCGTGTGGCCGGGGAGGCACGGGAGGGGAACCTGCTGGCTCGGACAGAAACAGAGCGGTACACGGGAGACATCCGGGAACTTGCCGAAGGGGTGAACGGGATCATCGAAGCGGTGGTGGAGCCGCTCGAAGAGGCGATGAGGCTTGCGGATGCCTACGCCTCTGGAAACTACGTCGTTCGGTTCAGCGAAAAAATCTATGCCGCCGGTGAATTCCAAAAGTTCAAAGAGGCGCTGAACCACATCGGAACCTCCTCATCGGCGACCGTCGTCAACCTCAACAGCGCTATCGCCCAGCTGGAGGCCGGGACGGCGGAGATGGGCAAAGGCTCGGATGAGATCGCGAAGGCGTCGGAGCAGGTGGCTCTGACGAGCCAGCGTTGCGCAGACCTCTCAAAGCAGGTCCTCCAACAGATCGAGAGCGTCGACCGCCAGATCGCCGACCTCTCCGCGTCCAACGAGGAGGTGGCGAGCACCGCGCAGGATGTCCTTGAACGGTCAAGTAAGGCTGCAGCCCGGGGTAAGGAGGCACAGAACCTCGGGAACGCAGCCAACCGGAAGATGGTCGACGTCGAGAAGATCGCAGAGCGGAGCGTCGTGGAGATCGAGCAGCTCAATACTCAGATCCGTGAGATCGACAAGATCGTCAAGATTATCAACGACGTCGCGAGCCAGATCAACCTCCTTGCGCTCAACGCCGCGATCGAGGCCGCCCGGGCCGGGGAGCACGGTCGTGGGTTCGCGGTCGTAGCCGGCGAAGTCAGGAACCTTGCCGGCGAGGCAAAGAGCGCGACCCGTCACATCGAGCAGGTCATCGACGCGGTCCAGGTCAGCAGCGAGAGGACGGCGGCTTCGATAAAGTCGGCGAACAGCGAGATCGATTCCGGCGTCGAGAGCGTGAACCAGACGATCGAGGCCTTAAACGAGATCATCGCCGAGACCGGGGCCGTCACCCGGAGCATCGCAGAGATAGCAAAGGCGACGGAAGATCAGGCAAACGTCGCCAACCACGTAGTGCAGGCCATGAGCGAGGGGACCCGGTTGACCAAGGAGACCCAGGCACAGGTGGAGAGCCTCGCAGCCCTCGCAGAGGAGACCAGCGCCTCCACCGAGGAGATCGGCAGCGCCACCCATGAACTCAACGCCATGGCGGTGCGCCTCAAAGCGACCACGAAGAACATCAAGGTCTGATTTCGGGGGGAGAGCGATGGCAGCGACTGTTGACGTGGTGGAGTTTGAGATACAGAACTCCCTTTACGCCCTCGATATCGGCGTTGCAAGAGAGATCGTCGAGATGATGCCGGTCACTTCGATTCCCCGATCTCCCCCGTACCTTGCCGGTATCATCAACCTGCGGGGGGAACTCACGAACATCATCAACCTTGCAGACCTCCTCAACCCGACGTCGTCCGGGAGCGTCTCCGGGAGCCAGAAGATCATCGTTTTGGTCCCGGAGGCGGCAGGAGGCTCAAACATCGGCATCATCGTGGACGAGGTCCATAGCGTCATCAAGGTCTCGGAAGAGGATACCGAGACCATGGACGGGTCGATCTCGAGCGCGGCCTACATCAAGGGCATCATCAAACTCGGTCGCGTCGAGGGGGCCAAGCAGGCGGGAAAGGACTTGGTTATCTGGATCGATCTCCCGAAACTCCTCGGCGACCTTGTCACCCGCGGCCGTGGGGCGGCATGACTCTCATATCTTTTTATAAATCCACATCTTTGTGGGCAAACATGAATTATATCGGATAATATTCCGAAGAAATCCATTTTTCAATATTTAAACAAAAATCAAAGAACCAATAAATATTTATTTAGATCTGGAAAATTAATTATCCATGCCTCTTCGCTCCCAAGACCTCCCCGGCAT is a window of Methanoculleus sp. 7T DNA encoding:
- a CDS encoding MBL fold metallo-hydrolase encodes the protein MKTSDRDVQGFIGKEIGNEQAARAMVRKTGCTADRYLPAVIPVPLTLTSAFIVKDRGVLLIDTGNPGDEGPILSAMRRSGIRPDDVSLILVTHGHPDHYGSAEALRDLTGAPVAVHEADAGAVRRGYDGLLFPAGIVSRLIGFATGRMTVLDSGGVEPDIVVEGTADLAAFGVRGKVVPTPGHTAGSVSVLVAGGTAVVGDLLSSLIPGGRPRLPFRTEDPAAARRSLRALLAFGPERIYAAHGGPWTGTEVWRRFGNGRREV
- the ppcA gene encoding phosphoenolpyruvate carboxylase, whose amino-acid sequence is MARIPQCMSTQHPDNVNLPFFAESPELGGEDEVQEAYYAYSHLGCTEQMWDCEGKEVDNFVVRKLLTRYDTFFREKRLGRDVFLTLRVPNPEVETAEAKILLETLESIPRSFDTACLFYGNECPPIFEVILPMTASHVAIDNIYRYYTDIVVGKQERSLGEGGMTIADWIGKFRPDRINVIPLFEEMDHMLDAHNVVRRYLEGKDITDQRVFLARSDPAMNYGLISAVLLNKIALQNLSEVSEETETRIYPIIGVGSAPFRGGLSPETVDQVTAEYPSVHTFTVQSAFKYDHPLEEVQSAVRRLEERKPGRPRPIDAEAALDLIGRYSRAYERRLGPLAPLINRVARYVPERRKRKLHIGLFGYARSTGGITLPRAIKFTAALYSVGLPPEILGLDALDDADIGFIRETYVNFDEDLRAAARYLNTETGFVPRELADRVADLVDVEPDAEHAEITSEIASALRENETGRLSSLVLSAAHRRKFLG
- a CDS encoding protease inhibitor I42 family protein, translating into MVQVKSIYGILVAGFLVACMLMAGCTSQPTVPGNATETPTPTATATAAPAEEFVFNETADNTTATLPAGSEIKIRLAENPTTGYSWNVTSSRGLQYVNETYIAPETGLVGAGGTHEWQYLAAEKGTGEFSAIYKRPWENVTGNETTFTMMFTIE
- a CDS encoding class I SAM-dependent methyltransferase; protein product: MVHHLRPRRHARRDEAARRLWQHPESVLDGIGLAPGDIFIDVGCGDGFFALPAARKVGPHGRVCGIDIDAEALDLLQEKALGEGLENVVLHRGMAEEVILCEGCADVVFFGIDLHDFVDPVRALGNAKRMAAPTGVIVDVDWKKETLPLGPPPEKKFSPEYAAALMAEAGLEVKTVAESGPYHYIITAVPGR
- a CDS encoding COG1361 S-layer family protein, which translates into the protein MIRMSATAPFGSIRRRAIGCIVGALALALILIPAAAAADAPTVVVSNYTVTPAVLMPGDEGTITVVLTSTASAAVGSALNVQVGTGGVNTSQNTPSNAYIENVLLNGEGIEVLTGSYQDIGELGPGQSIPLTFRIRAPGAEGIYFPEVWVGVRDAAGVRYPIPVNVNSAYALIKKPSIRVERTVPASVDPGDSFNVTLTLLNEGRASASDVSVKINASSHAITPKTSENYYIPVLEPGGTSVLSMAFETDTNAPLGLEPVFVTIDYRNADLAAFRQVETIGIPIVGRAEMGVASIRTDPTRIVAGDQVDLTVRIENTGTADAKSVRATIDDLDLPGTKEAFLGTIEPGNDGPAVFSLQAGRAGEFPYTLTIQYTDDYGAHTTKQALRMIVAEPNPVPAIAVAAAVLIIVVVAAFLWYRRRKEE
- a CDS encoding ABC transporter permease, which codes for MFAGLGVSAFLAWKSIERGSKGTLALTIMIVALIFVNLVFLPSIISGVVKTFDDQSINFDFGNLVIEPREGSQYIDNVTGLQKKVERIPGITGTSPRIAAGVTYFYRGRNAASTLYGITPEDERSVTKIADYMTEGEFLSNGDTDAIIMGTTLAGQEGEEAGGLPSLQGVVVGDSVEVAYPNGETRTYRVKGIYETQSFGVDTAAFVTSREMSGVLGLRDQTSTVLVKTEVDGREEEYKKELLSYGIQEEIRTFREKAGGFVDQAIQSFNIINSISTLVSLIIAVVVVFIVIFINTVNRRRQIGILKAIGIDQQIIINSYVLQVLFITAVGVLAGMALAAAVTTYLTAYPLVFPGGPVYPVVEASAILRSIASLFAVSVVAGYVPAWQIVREDILSAIRG
- a CDS encoding ABC transporter ATP-binding protein translates to MIVAENLMRVYAMGKVEVRALAGVSLEVAKGEFVGIMGASGSGKSTLLHILGLLDRPTSGRVRIDGTDVLALSDHQRTLFRLNRLGYVFQDYALIGELTARENVYLTSLVRGAPKEEYLRRSAEILERVGLGDRMDHRQSELSGGEQQRVAIARALVNNPSILLADEPCANLDSQTSRSILDLFARLNEDLNQTIVMVSHEEWHKEYFCRVVTLRDGLIGDMEACRRRPGSGNSRETP
- a CDS encoding DUF1059 domain-containing protein, giving the protein MQEVKTFRCKDLGLACEFEEKAESENELMKRIEGHVQTAHQMNPEQPEVREKLLKAVK
- a CDS encoding 2'-5' RNA ligase family protein; this translates as MHELPDTVAVDVVLLPPGPIMDLAIGANRTLLAGNPGGGIRLDNEGCLPHISVAMFPAKREDLPAITANVDRVARRCSPMALTIDAVAKHRVNTGETVSVFHILRPEIIQLFHKTIMNAVKPYQAPPAGPEMFAGEASAASVDCLLRFPKTSAYERYSPHITLGFGDLPELIPGIDFPIRFEATKAAVCRLGNHCTCRRILAEFDLGAGVLAGHGRTVRR